In Nocardia yunnanensis, one DNA window encodes the following:
- a CDS encoding TMEM175 family protein, translating to MQHPEPELSAAPPAVPERVSRLTGTTRVEAFSDGVMAIAITLLVLEIRVPETPDGELWRELAGLWPSYLAYAGSFLTIGVIWLCHHRFFARIRHMDGLLHCGNLLLLLAVAFLPFPTTVLAHHLEDGGPNAKAATAFYGVVGALQAAAWFVMWVALQRNPALFEPGYDAAYARRESIQAVVGFVVFDVIAAIGLLLPAAAALPLYLAAVLGYGYSSTRNHVISRA from the coding sequence ATGCAGCACCCTGAACCCGAACTCTCGGCCGCACCACCCGCGGTCCCCGAGCGTGTCTCGCGCCTGACCGGCACCACCCGCGTGGAGGCCTTCAGCGATGGCGTGATGGCCATCGCGATCACCCTGCTGGTCCTCGAGATTCGCGTTCCCGAGACCCCGGATGGCGAGCTGTGGCGGGAGCTGGCCGGGTTGTGGCCGAGCTATCTCGCCTATGCCGGTTCGTTTCTCACCATCGGCGTGATCTGGCTGTGCCATCACCGCTTCTTCGCCCGCATCCGGCACATGGACGGGCTGCTGCACTGCGGCAATCTGCTGCTGCTCCTGGCGGTGGCGTTCCTGCCGTTCCCCACCACGGTGCTGGCGCACCATCTCGAGGACGGCGGTCCGAATGCGAAAGCGGCGACGGCGTTCTACGGTGTGGTGGGTGCGTTGCAGGCGGCGGCCTGGTTCGTGATGTGGGTTGCGCTGCAGCGCAATCCGGCGCTGTTCGAGCCGGGCTACGACGCCGCGTACGCTCGCCGGGAGAGCATCCAGGCGGTGGTGGGTTTCGTGGTCTTCGATGTGATCGCGGCGATCGGCCTGCTGCTGCCGGCGGCGGCGGCGCTGCCGCTGTATCTGGCGGCGGTCCTCGGCTACGGCTACAGCAGCACCCGCAACCACGTGATCAGTCGGGCGTGA
- a CDS encoding zinc-binding dehydrogenase — translation MRVVEAKQFGGPEVLTVTEAPDPAPGPGEVVVRVAAADVMFLDTTLRSGVASQWFAVEPPFVPGGAIAGTVAAVGSDVDPAWIGRRVATATAASGIGSGLPIGGYAELALAKAETLAEIPEALDVVRAAALVHDGRTALAIVDRAPIPSGQWVLITAAGGGLGTLFIQLARAAGARVVAAARGAAKLALAQRLGADLVIDYSHPDWVEQVRAHTGGVHLVLDGAGGEIGGAALAALESGGVFVAYGTSAGGFAAVDPEGAAAQGITVVPLFDIATPDTDWLALHERAQTAAAAGRLEVVVGQTFPLSEAAAAHAAIEARSAVGRTILTV, via the coding sequence ATGCGAGTGGTAGAGGCGAAACAGTTCGGCGGGCCCGAGGTGCTCACGGTGACCGAAGCGCCCGATCCGGCCCCGGGTCCCGGTGAAGTGGTGGTGCGGGTCGCCGCCGCGGACGTGATGTTCCTCGACACCACCTTGCGCAGCGGCGTGGCGAGCCAGTGGTTCGCGGTGGAGCCGCCATTCGTGCCCGGCGGCGCGATCGCGGGCACGGTCGCGGCCGTCGGATCCGACGTCGACCCGGCCTGGATCGGCCGGCGGGTCGCCACGGCGACAGCCGCGAGCGGCATCGGCTCCGGACTGCCCATCGGCGGCTACGCGGAACTGGCCCTGGCCAAGGCCGAGACCCTCGCGGAGATTCCCGAGGCGCTGGACGTCGTGCGGGCCGCGGCCCTCGTGCACGACGGGCGCACCGCACTCGCCATCGTCGACCGCGCGCCGATCCCCTCCGGGCAGTGGGTCCTGATCACTGCCGCCGGCGGCGGTCTGGGCACCCTGTTCATCCAGCTCGCCCGCGCGGCCGGGGCACGGGTCGTCGCGGCGGCGCGCGGCGCCGCGAAACTCGCACTGGCGCAACGGCTCGGCGCGGACCTGGTGATCGACTACTCGCACCCGGACTGGGTCGAGCAGGTGCGCGCCCACACCGGCGGGGTGCATTTGGTGCTCGACGGCGCGGGCGGTGAGATCGGCGGCGCGGCACTGGCCGCTCTCGAGTCGGGCGGCGTATTCGTCGCCTACGGCACGTCCGCGGGTGGCTTCGCGGCGGTGGATCCGGAAGGCGCTGCGGCCCAGGGCATCACGGTCGTTCCGCTGTTCGACATCGCTACCCCGGACACCGATTGGCTCGCCCTGCACGAGCGCGCCCAGACCGCGGCGGCGGCCGGACGGCTCGAAGTGGTGGTGGGCCAGACCTTCCCGCTGTCCGAGGCCGCGGCGGCACATGCCGCGATCGAGGCGCGCAGCGCCGTGGGCCGGACCATCCTCACCGTCTGA
- a CDS encoding serine hydrolase yields MGVRSATFGTMRAALCLGMAAAHLGWTASIGSGQPAPTDIEPLDVPARTSISVRSIVPGAGWGTANETEERAALSLSKLFIADYALRHGDGSPADRDLCERMIRKSDDAAADRLAAEYPSAIDDIAREYGLRATHGAGGWEFSTTSTADVADFLAAKIRTEPDSPLLAWMEEPADKAADGTRQDWGTARLPQVLGTKWGWSDVGDPEVASASFGPGFTVAAHTYGTADQQTQDVLNVLWGPIGTLTPPRH; encoded by the coding sequence ATGGGCGTTCGGTCCGCGACGTTCGGGACGATGCGCGCCGCGCTCTGCCTGGGGATGGCCGCAGCCCACCTGGGCTGGACGGCGTCGATCGGGTCCGGGCAACCCGCGCCCACCGATATCGAGCCCCTGGACGTTCCCGCGCGCACCTCGATCTCGGTGCGCTCGATCGTGCCGGGCGCGGGCTGGGGCACCGCCAACGAGACCGAAGAGCGTGCGGCCCTGTCGCTTTCGAAGCTCTTCATCGCCGACTACGCGCTGCGTCACGGCGACGGCTCGCCGGCCGACCGCGACCTGTGCGAGCGCATGATCCGCAAATCCGACGATGCCGCCGCCGACCGCCTGGCCGCCGAATACCCGTCCGCCATCGACGACATCGCCCGCGAATACGGCCTGCGCGCCACCCACGGCGCGGGCGGCTGGGAATTCTCCACCACCAGCACCGCCGACGTCGCCGACTTCCTCGCCGCCAAGATCCGCACCGAACCCGACAGCCCCCTCCTCGCCTGGATGGAGGAACCCGCCGACAAGGCCGCCGACGGCACCCGCCAAGACTGGGGCACCGCCCGGTTGCCCCAGGTGCTCGGGACCAAATGGGGTTGGTCGGACGTCGGCGACCCGGAAGTGGCCTCGGCCTCCTTCGGCCCGGGCTTCACCGTCGCCGCCCACACCTACGGCACCGCCGATCAGCAAACCCAAGACGTCCTGAACGTCCTGTGGGGGCCGATCGGAACTCTCACTCCGCCTCGTCACTGA
- a CDS encoding MFS transporter, with translation MLTTVEELSARRKTVILVTCCLSLLISSMDATIVNVAIPTIRTDLGAPLSKLQWIVDVYTLTLASLLMLSGAAADRFGRKRVFRIGLLTFAAGSLLCSLAPSIEVLIGARFVQALGGSMLNPVAMSIITTTFTGRVERARAVGVWGAVVGISTALGPMVGGVLIDSLGWQSVFWINLPIVAVAFTLTTVYVPESKSANPRGMDPIGQLLAIGVLFTLVFGLIEGKPAIFVLSALALAGFVWHEARHRSPFIDLRFFRSFPFSSATVIAVCSFAALGAFLFDMSLYLQGTRHFSAVHTGLLYLPMALGMLFFSPLSGRLVGRYGTRPSLLVSGVLMAVGAVCLTLLRADTPIWQLVTTFVIFGIGFGMVNAPITTTAVSGMPLDRAGAAAAVASTSRQVGVSLGVALCGALSGAGLWWTIAGFASAVIALGVAANTDWAYRSRDRIAPLLEQKVSAHAG, from the coding sequence GTGCTTACAACTGTCGAGGAATTGAGTGCGCGGCGGAAGACGGTGATCCTGGTCACCTGTTGTCTGAGCCTGCTGATCTCTTCCATGGACGCGACCATCGTCAACGTCGCCATCCCCACCATCCGCACGGATCTCGGTGCGCCGCTGTCGAAACTGCAGTGGATCGTCGACGTCTACACCCTCACCCTCGCCAGCCTGCTCATGCTCTCCGGCGCAGCCGCCGACCGCTTCGGGCGTAAACGGGTCTTCCGCATCGGCCTGCTCACCTTCGCGGCCGGCTCGCTGCTGTGCAGCCTCGCGCCCAGCATCGAGGTCCTCATCGGCGCGCGGTTCGTGCAGGCCCTGGGCGGCTCCATGCTCAATCCCGTTGCCATGTCGATCATCACGACCACCTTCACCGGCCGGGTGGAGCGGGCCCGCGCGGTCGGGGTGTGGGGTGCGGTGGTCGGCATCTCGACGGCACTGGGCCCCATGGTCGGCGGCGTGCTCATCGACAGCCTCGGCTGGCAGTCGGTGTTCTGGATCAACCTGCCCATCGTGGCGGTCGCCTTCACCCTCACCACCGTCTATGTGCCGGAATCGAAGTCGGCCAATCCGCGCGGCATGGACCCGATCGGCCAACTGCTGGCCATCGGGGTGCTGTTCACCCTGGTGTTCGGCCTGATCGAGGGCAAGCCCGCCATCTTCGTGCTCTCGGCGCTGGCGCTGGCCGGATTCGTCTGGCACGAGGCGCGACATCGGTCGCCGTTCATCGATCTGCGCTTCTTCCGCAGCTTCCCGTTCTCCTCGGCCACCGTCATCGCGGTGTGCTCGTTCGCCGCGCTGGGCGCGTTCCTGTTCGACATGTCGCTGTATCTGCAAGGCACACGGCACTTCTCGGCCGTGCACACCGGCCTGCTGTACCTGCCGATGGCGCTGGGCATGCTGTTCTTCTCGCCGCTGTCGGGCCGGCTGGTGGGCCGCTACGGCACCCGGCCGTCGCTGCTGGTCTCCGGGGTCCTGATGGCCGTCGGCGCGGTGTGCCTGACCCTGCTGCGAGCCGACACCCCCATCTGGCAGCTCGTCACCACCTTCGTGATCTTCGGCATCGGCTTCGGCATGGTGAACGCGCCCATCACCACCACCGCGGTGAGCGGTATGCCGCTGGATCGCGCGGGCGCGGCCGCCGCGGTGGCCTCCACCAGCCGTCAGGTCGGCGTGAGTCTTGGTGTGGCACTGTGTGGTGCGCTCTCCGGCGCGGGATTGTGGTGGACGATCGCCGGTTTCGCGTCCGCCGTGATCGCGCTCGGCGTGGCCGCCAATACCGACTGGGCGTACCGTTCCCGCGATCGCATCGCCCCGCTGCTCGAACAGAAGGTCTCCGCTCATGCCGGCTGA
- a CDS encoding MarR family winged helix-turn-helix transcriptional regulator: protein MPADTPTTDEVWRQLTHLVMDTRDGWKRAVAERTGMPFSRFRVLRRLLAGPLTAKQLAAAAAMDAPATTVAVNDLEDRGLVIRTIDPTNRRCKLISITDAGRETVAYAKETPDPAPAELSALGPDDLRTLHEILRKLDR from the coding sequence ATGCCGGCTGACACGCCCACGACCGACGAGGTCTGGCGGCAACTCACCCACCTGGTGATGGACACCCGCGACGGCTGGAAGCGCGCCGTCGCGGAGCGAACCGGCATGCCGTTCAGCCGCTTTCGCGTACTGCGCCGCCTGCTGGCCGGCCCGCTGACGGCCAAGCAACTGGCTGCGGCCGCCGCCATGGACGCGCCCGCCACCACCGTCGCGGTCAACGATCTCGAGGATCGCGGCCTGGTGATCCGCACCATCGACCCGACCAATCGGCGCTGCAAGCTCATCTCGATCACCGACGCCGGCCGGGAGACCGTCGCGTACGCGAAGGAAACGCCCGATCCCGCGCCCGCGGAACTGTCCGCCCTCGGCCCCGATGACCTGCGCACACTGCACGAGATCCTGCGTAAGCTCGATCGCTGA
- a CDS encoding N-acetylmuramoyl-L-alanine amidase, whose product MRHRHWTSLAALCGALLIAGCGQSMTATPVSASVPRPAPASPLSPIAGQTVVIDPGHNGGGAAHPDQINAQVPDGRGGTKACNTTGTNAEDGYSEHEFNWDVGQRVRDLLSARGFHVIMSRDSDDGVGPCVDERGTLGNRVGAAAVVSIHADGAPAGAHGFHVAYSSPALNDAQSGPSVQLATTLRDTMVGAGFTTSTYVGSDGLNPRADLAGLNLSERPTALIECGNMRDPGDAAIIESPDGRARFAQAIANAIAAYLG is encoded by the coding sequence GTGCGACACCGACACTGGACATCCCTGGCGGCCCTCTGCGGCGCCCTGCTGATCGCGGGCTGCGGGCAGAGCATGACCGCCACCCCGGTCTCGGCGTCCGTGCCGCGGCCGGCCCCGGCCTCACCGCTGTCCCCGATCGCCGGCCAGACCGTGGTCATCGATCCCGGCCACAACGGCGGCGGCGCGGCGCATCCCGATCAGATCAACGCCCAGGTGCCCGACGGGCGCGGCGGCACCAAGGCCTGCAACACCACTGGCACCAACGCCGAGGACGGCTACAGCGAGCACGAGTTCAATTGGGATGTGGGCCAGCGGGTTCGCGATCTGCTCAGCGCCCGCGGCTTCCACGTGATCATGAGCCGCGACAGCGACGACGGCGTCGGCCCGTGCGTCGACGAACGCGGCACCCTCGGCAATCGCGTCGGCGCGGCGGCCGTGGTCTCCATTCACGCCGACGGCGCGCCCGCCGGTGCGCACGGCTTCCACGTCGCCTACTCCTCGCCCGCCCTCAACGACGCTCAGTCCGGGCCGTCGGTGCAGCTGGCGACCACCCTGCGCGACACCATGGTCGGCGCGGGCTTCACCACCTCCACCTACGTCGGGTCCGACGGGCTGAATCCGCGCGCGGATCTGGCCGGCCTCAACCTCTCCGAGCGGCCCACCGCGCTGATCGAGTGCGGCAACATGCGAGATCCCGGCGATGCCGCGATCATCGAATCACCCGACGGCCGCGCCCGATTCGCGCAGGCCATCGCCAATGCCATCGCGGCCTATCTGGGCTAG
- a CDS encoding amino acid transporter, with translation MAKKAPKEHQHSWWKVMCLTGVDYFSTLGYQPGIAALAAGVLSPLATLVLVALTLLGALPVYRRVARESHNGGGSIAMFANFLPNWWGKIFILVLLGFAATDFTITMTLSAADGAAHIVENPNVPAFLHDQNMIITLILLALLAAVFLKGFSEAIGIAVGLVGVYLALNVVVAVVGIVKVAQAPHLVTDWSHLLTAKHGNVFAMVGVALLVFPKLALGLSGFETGVAVMPQIKGNPGDPRDYPRTRIVGTRKLLTTAALIMSAFLIITSFITTVLIPEKEFEEGGQANGRALAYLAHEYLGNAFGSVYDISTIAILWFAGASAMAGLLNLVPRYLPRFGMAPEWARQIRPLVLVFALVSFGITWYFDANVDAQGAAYATGVLVLITSAAVAVTISAWRKQQYSRVLGFGVVSLIFVYTTIDNIIEKPAGLHLAILFVVAIMVVSFASRIRRAFELRAVEVVFDEKACAMIDQLAERGEIRIVTHDITDGRSPEEYAEKEADQRRESHIPEDEPILFLEVIVKDPSEFSTELHVTEVDVDEYHILTVEAAAVPNCIASILIAIRDRTGECPHVYFEWTEGNPLTNLMRFMFFGEGEVAPVTREILRRAIPRRSQRPHVHVDS, from the coding sequence ATGGCCAAGAAGGCGCCCAAGGAGCATCAGCACAGCTGGTGGAAGGTCATGTGCCTGACCGGTGTCGACTACTTCTCGACCCTGGGCTATCAGCCGGGCATCGCCGCGCTGGCCGCGGGCGTGCTGTCCCCGCTCGCCACCCTGGTACTGGTCGCGCTGACCCTGCTGGGCGCGTTGCCGGTCTATCGCCGGGTGGCCCGCGAGAGCCACAATGGCGGCGGCTCGATCGCCATGTTCGCCAACTTCCTGCCCAATTGGTGGGGCAAGATCTTCATTCTGGTGCTGCTGGGCTTCGCGGCCACCGACTTCACCATCACCATGACGCTGTCGGCGGCCGACGGCGCCGCCCACATCGTCGAGAACCCGAATGTGCCGGCGTTCCTGCACGACCAGAACATGATCATCACGCTGATCCTGCTGGCGCTGCTGGCGGCGGTGTTCCTCAAGGGGTTCAGCGAGGCCATCGGCATCGCGGTCGGACTGGTCGGGGTGTATCTGGCGCTGAACGTGGTGGTGGCCGTGGTCGGCATCGTGAAGGTGGCGCAGGCGCCGCATCTGGTGACCGACTGGTCGCATCTGCTGACGGCCAAGCACGGCAATGTCTTCGCGATGGTCGGGGTGGCATTGCTGGTGTTCCCCAAACTGGCGCTGGGCCTGTCCGGATTCGAGACCGGTGTCGCGGTCATGCCGCAGATCAAGGGCAATCCGGGCGATCCGCGGGACTATCCGCGCACCCGCATCGTCGGCACCCGCAAACTGCTGACCACCGCCGCGCTCATCATGAGCGCCTTCCTCATCATCACCAGCTTCATCACCACCGTTCTCATCCCGGAGAAGGAATTCGAGGAGGGCGGCCAGGCCAACGGGCGCGCGCTGGCCTACCTCGCGCACGAATATCTGGGCAACGCGTTCGGCAGTGTGTACGACATCAGCACCATCGCGATCCTGTGGTTCGCGGGTGCGTCGGCCATGGCGGGGCTGCTCAACCTGGTGCCGCGCTATCTGCCGCGCTTCGGTATGGCGCCGGAGTGGGCGCGCCAGATTCGGCCGCTGGTGCTGGTGTTCGCGCTGGTGTCCTTCGGCATCACCTGGTACTTCGACGCCAACGTGGACGCGCAGGGCGCGGCGTACGCGACCGGCGTGCTGGTGCTGATCACCTCCGCGGCCGTGGCCGTGACCATTTCGGCGTGGCGCAAGCAGCAGTACTCGCGGGTGCTGGGTTTCGGCGTGGTGTCGCTGATCTTCGTGTACACCACCATCGACAACATCATCGAGAAGCCGGCGGGTCTGCATCTGGCGATCCTGTTCGTGGTCGCGATCATGGTGGTGTCCTTCGCCTCTCGCATTCGCCGGGCGTTCGAGCTGCGGGCGGTCGAGGTGGTCTTCGACGAGAAGGCCTGCGCGATGATCGATCAGCTGGCCGAGCGCGGTGAGATCCGCATCGTCACCCACGACATCACCGACGGGCGTTCGCCGGAGGAATACGCGGAGAAGGAAGCCGATCAGCGGCGCGAGAGCCACATTCCCGAGGACGAGCCGATTCTGTTCCTCGAGGTGATCGTGAAGGATCCCTCCGAGTTCAGCACCGAACTGCACGTGACCGAGGTGGACGTGGACGAATACCACATCCTCACCGTCGAGGCCGCGGCCGTGCCCAACTGCATCGCCTCCATCCTGATCGCCATCCGCGACCGCACCGGCGAATGCCCGCACGTGTATTTCGAGTGGACCGAGGGCAATCCGCTGACCAACCTGATGCGGTTCATGTTCTTCGGTGAGGGCGAGGTCGCGCCGGTGACCCGCGAGATCCTGCGGCGGGCCATCCCGCGGCGCTCGCAGCGGCCGCACGTGCACGTCGATAGCTGA
- a CDS encoding metal-dependent hydrolase, which translates to MKLLPKLGRRPVTEPGEVALHARNVRFDWSRTEPVWMKKEPVASHVLNALSMLLPEGERMFLVTFGEALELVKDEKLREAMIGFIGQESMHAESHGGALEEVLEAHGIDVEPYVRQAEFLFRKTLGPRAAASEAVRQQQLVERLGVIAALEHFFAFLGDWVINADLERFDADPQMLDLFRWHGAEEVEHRMVAHDVAEYFEIGYVRRGALMLMVFPIFIALLLRGTKFLVHADPSLPNHRYPMLIGRIFAGMWRGSIPGIPSLLISALSTFKPGYSPAGVGSTAQAVAYLAQSPAARMMAS; encoded by the coding sequence ATGAAGCTACTTCCGAAACTGGGCCGCCGGCCGGTGACCGAACCCGGAGAGGTAGCCCTGCACGCCCGCAATGTGCGATTCGATTGGTCGCGGACCGAACCGGTCTGGATGAAGAAGGAACCCGTCGCCTCGCACGTGCTCAATGCCCTGAGCATGCTGCTGCCCGAGGGCGAGCGCATGTTCCTGGTGACCTTCGGCGAAGCGCTCGAGCTGGTCAAAGACGAGAAGCTGCGGGAAGCCATGATCGGCTTCATCGGCCAGGAATCCATGCACGCGGAGAGCCACGGCGGCGCGCTCGAAGAGGTGCTCGAGGCGCACGGCATCGACGTCGAACCGTATGTGCGGCAGGCGGAATTCCTGTTCCGCAAGACGCTCGGGCCGCGCGCCGCCGCCAGTGAGGCCGTGCGCCAGCAGCAATTGGTCGAGCGGCTGGGCGTCATCGCCGCGCTCGAGCACTTCTTCGCCTTCCTCGGTGACTGGGTCATCAATGCCGACCTCGAGCGGTTCGACGCCGATCCGCAGATGCTGGATCTGTTCCGCTGGCACGGAGCCGAAGAGGTCGAGCACCGCATGGTCGCCCACGACGTGGCCGAATACTTCGAGATCGGCTATGTGCGCCGGGGTGCGCTCATGCTGATGGTCTTCCCGATCTTCATCGCACTGCTGTTGCGCGGCACCAAGTTCCTGGTGCACGCGGACCCGTCGCTGCCCAACCACCGGTATCCGATGCTGATCGGGCGGATCTTCGCGGGCATGTGGCGCGGTTCGATCCCGGGCATTCCGTCGCTGCTGATCAGCGCGCTGTCCACCTTCAAGCCCGGCTACAGCCCGGCCGGCGTCGGCTCGACCGCGCAGGCGGTGGCCTACCTGGCGCAGTCGCCGGCCGCCCGGATGATGGCGTCGTGA
- a CDS encoding PDR/VanB family oxidoreductase: MNTTRPVPAAPPPDLFGKGRPDRATRMLDFIAESRLRWTTFVNRHEPDVRVNDWRIPLVVVERRVEAHDTDVISLLMTAPDGGKLPEWRPGAHLDLELPSGKVRQYSLCGDPADRHAYRVAVRRIPDGNGGSLEVHEELRIGTELTVRGPRNAFPFVLPGYGSSAARVHFVAGGIGITPILPMIRMAERLGVEWSMVYAGRSRDTIPFLSEVESFGSRVTVRTDDEHGIPTAAVLLPGVGPDTSVYCCGPVVMTQLIADRIREMPGVELYSERFSPPPVVDGTAFQVELARGGEVIDVPADRSVLEEVLKVRPDSAYSCRQGFCRTCVVRVRSGDVDHRDTVLTDAERAAGDMLICVSRCGGDRLVLDL, encoded by the coding sequence GTGAACACGACCCGGCCCGTCCCGGCCGCCCCGCCGCCGGACCTGTTCGGCAAGGGCCGGCCCGACCGGGCCACCCGGATGCTGGACTTCATCGCCGAAAGCCGTTTGCGCTGGACCACTTTCGTCAACCGGCACGAGCCGGACGTGCGGGTGAACGACTGGCGGATTCCGCTGGTCGTGGTGGAGCGCCGGGTGGAGGCGCACGACACCGACGTCATCAGCCTGCTGATGACCGCGCCGGACGGCGGCAAACTGCCGGAATGGCGGCCGGGCGCGCACCTGGATCTGGAATTGCCCTCGGGGAAGGTGCGGCAGTACTCGCTGTGCGGTGACCCGGCCGATCGGCACGCGTATCGTGTTGCGGTGCGGCGGATTCCGGACGGCAACGGCGGATCGCTGGAGGTGCACGAGGAACTGCGGATCGGCACGGAGCTGACCGTGCGCGGGCCGCGCAATGCGTTCCCGTTCGTGCTGCCCGGGTACGGATCCTCCGCCGCGCGTGTGCATTTCGTGGCGGGCGGCATCGGGATCACGCCCATCCTGCCGATGATCCGGATGGCCGAGCGGCTCGGGGTGGAATGGAGCATGGTGTACGCGGGGCGCTCTCGCGACACCATTCCGTTCCTGTCGGAGGTGGAGTCGTTCGGGTCGCGGGTGACCGTGCGCACCGACGACGAGCACGGGATCCCCACCGCCGCTGTGCTTTTGCCGGGTGTGGGCCCCGACACCTCCGTCTACTGCTGCGGGCCGGTGGTCATGACCCAGCTGATCGCGGATCGGATTCGCGAGATGCCGGGCGTGGAACTGTATTCCGAGCGTTTCTCGCCGCCGCCGGTCGTCGACGGCACCGCCTTCCAGGTGGAACTGGCACGCGGCGGCGAGGTCATCGACGTGCCCGCCGACAGGTCGGTGCTCGAGGAAGTGCTGAAAGTCCGTCCGGACAGCGCGTATTCGTGCCGCCAGGGCTTCTGCCGCACCTGCGTGGTGCGGGTGCGCTCCGGCGACGTCGACCATCGCGACACCGTGCTCACCGACGCCGAACGCGCGGCCGGTGACATGCTCATCTGTGTATCCCGTTGCGGCGGGGACCGTTTGGTGCTTGACCTCTAG
- a CDS encoding SDR family oxidoreductase, with translation MVRSGDFDIAVYEYGEPSAETIVLVHGWPDDNHLWDRVVPLLADRFHVVTYDTRGHGRSTRTDRTEDYRLEHFAADFFAVADAVSPEAPVHILAHDWGSVEMWEAVCEPQAVGRVASFTSVSGPNLDHLGAWARSNLSRGKVWGPFTQLLSSLYTGLFMTPGVPRVVLKPLGTEKMWARFVGLMNETSPENITLGPEFRRDFFDGMRIYRANILQRMADPRERRTEVPVQLIIARRDVAVRPAGYSDTKEYAPNLYRREVGGGHWLPFSHPELLATSTVELIDSLRTGEVSRGLRRAEVGAPQRSFENQLLVITGGGSGIGRETALAFAARGAEVVLSDINLDSAKETAEMIAAQGGTAHAYQLDVSSAAAVDEHAATVIAAHGVPDILINNAGVGAAGDFFDTSAAEFDRVLNINLHGVINGCRAFGKAMAERGLGGHIVNLSSMAAYTPQQGFAAYSTSKSAVFMFSDCLRAELAAKDIGVHTICPGIVHTNIVATTRFSGVSAAEEAAKQQRYDKLYAARRYGPEKVAAQIVKAVENGRDVVPVTPEAWLQYRFNRFAPAVARFFAARVKLT, from the coding sequence ATGGTGCGCAGCGGCGACTTCGACATCGCCGTGTACGAATACGGTGAGCCGTCAGCGGAGACCATCGTGCTGGTGCACGGCTGGCCCGACGACAACCACCTGTGGGATCGGGTGGTGCCGCTGCTGGCCGACCGCTTCCACGTGGTCACCTACGACACCCGCGGGCACGGGCGCTCCACCCGCACCGATCGCACCGAGGACTACCGGCTCGAGCATTTCGCCGCCGATTTCTTCGCGGTCGCCGACGCGGTGAGTCCCGAGGCGCCCGTGCACATCCTGGCCCACGACTGGGGTTCGGTGGAGATGTGGGAGGCCGTGTGCGAGCCGCAGGCGGTCGGGCGGGTCGCCTCCTTCACCTCCGTGTCCGGGCCCAACCTGGATCACCTGGGCGCGTGGGCGCGGTCGAACCTGTCGCGCGGCAAGGTGTGGGGGCCGTTCACCCAGCTGCTGTCGTCGCTGTACACCGGGCTGTTCATGACGCCGGGGGTGCCGCGGGTGGTGTTGAAGCCGCTGGGCACGGAGAAGATGTGGGCGCGGTTCGTCGGGCTGATGAACGAGACCTCGCCGGAGAACATCACGCTCGGGCCGGAATTCCGCCGGGACTTCTTCGACGGCATGCGGATCTACCGCGCCAATATCCTGCAGCGCATGGCCGATCCGCGCGAGCGGCGCACCGAGGTGCCGGTGCAGCTGATCATCGCGCGCCGCGATGTGGCGGTGCGACCGGCCGGCTACTCCGACACCAAGGAATACGCGCCGAATCTGTATCGGCGTGAGGTCGGCGGCGGGCACTGGCTGCCGTTCTCGCATCCGGAACTGCTGGCCACCTCTACGGTGGAGCTCATCGACTCGCTGCGGACGGGAGAGGTCTCGCGCGGGCTGCGACGTGCCGAAGTCGGTGCGCCGCAGCGGAGTTTCGAGAATCAGCTGCTGGTGATCACCGGCGGCGGCAGCGGCATCGGGCGCGAGACCGCGCTGGCGTTCGCGGCGCGCGGGGCCGAGGTGGTGCTGTCCGACATCAACCTCGACTCCGCCAAGGAGACCGCGGAAATGATTGCGGCGCAGGGCGGTACGGCGCACGCCTACCAGCTCGACGTGTCCTCCGCGGCGGCCGTGGACGAGCACGCGGCCACGGTGATCGCCGCGCACGGGGTGCCGGACATCCTGATCAACAATGCGGGCGTCGGCGCGGCCGGCGACTTCTTCGACACCTCCGCCGCGGAATTCGACCGGGTGCTGAACATCAACCTGCACGGTGTCATCAACGGCTGCCGGGCCTTCGGCAAGGCCATGGCCGAGCGCGGGCTGGGCGGGCACATCGTCAACCTGTCCTCGATGGCCGCCTACACCCCGCAGCAGGGCTTCGCCGCCTACTCCACCTCCAAGTCGGCGGTGTTCATGTTCTCCGACTGCCTGCGCGCCGAGTTGGCGGCCAAGGACATCGGCGTCCACACCATCTGCCCGGGCATCGTCCACACCAATATCGTTGCCACCACCCGCTTCTCGGGGGTTTCGGCGGCGGAGGAAGCGGCCAAGCAGCAGCGCTACGACAAGCTCTACGCCGCCCGCCGCTACGGGCCGGAGAAGGTCGCCGCTCAGATCGTCAAGGCCGTCGAGAACGGCCGCGACGTGGTGCCGGTGACTCCCGAAGCCTGGCTGCAATACCGATTCAACCGGTTCGCCCCCGCCGTCGCCCGCTTCTTCGCGGCGCGTGTGAAGCTGACGTAG